The Mesorhizobium sp. INR15 region AATATACGCCCGAGTGCTACAACGACCCGAAATGGGGCGTGAACCCGGACGCCAAATATGACTGCGGCAAGCCGCATGGCGAGATCTGGAAATACTCCTGGAACGGCATGAAGGACAAATGGCCGGTCGCCTACAAGGTGGCGAAGAACTTCACGATCGACACCGACGAGCTTAACAAGATGAGCGGCGAGGTCGACCTCGACGGCAAGAAGCCGGAAGACGTCGCCGCCGCCTGGATCGCCGCGCATGAGGCCGACTGGAAAGCCTGGGCGCAGTAATCGCTCCGACTGGAAATCGCGAGACCCGGCCATCAAGAGCCGGGTCTCTGGTTCTGACGTTCCAGAAGGACGATTGAATGACGGATACGACTGAACAAGCGCCAAGCGTGGCGGGCATGGCAATGGATGCGCGCCCGATAAAACTCGCCTGCCGCAATGTCTGGAAGCTGTTCGGATCGAACGCGGCAGCTTTCATCCGCGAGCGCGACGGCAAAGCCAGTACCGCCGATATCGCCGCCGCCGGCCTGGTTGGCGCGGTGCGCTCTGTCGACCTCGAAATCCGCCAGGGCGAGATCTTCATCATCATGGGGCTTTCGGGGTCGGGCAAGTCGACGCTGGTGCGCTGCATGTCGCGGCTGGTCGAGCCGACGCATGGCAAGGTCGAGTTCGAGGGCAAGGATCTCCTGAAAATTTCGGATGCGGCGCTGATCGAGCTCAGGCGGCACCGCATGGGCATGGTGTTCCAGAACTTTGCCTTGCTGCCGCATCTCAACGTGCTGGAGAACATTGCGTTTCCGCTCAGCATTCAGGGACAGGACCGCCCGACGCGTGAGAAGCGGGCGCGGGAGGTGATCGAACTTGTGGGCCTGCGTGGCCGCGAACATTTCTATCCGCGCGAACTGTCGGGCGGCCAGCAGCAGCGTGTCGGCATCGCGCGCAGCCTCGCCACCAAGCCGGAGATCTGGTTCCTCGATGAACCGTTTTCGGCACTCGACCCGCTGATCCGCCGCGAGATGCAGGATGAGTTGATGCGGCTGCAGACCATGCTGCACAAGACCATCGTCTTCATCACCCATGATTTCGACGAGGCGATCCGGCTGGCCGACCGCATCGCCATCATGAAGGATGGCGAGGTCATCCAGATCGGCTCGCCGGAACAGCTGGTGGTCAATCCAGCGACCGACTATGTCGCCGAATTCACCCGCGATGTCGACCGCGCCAAGGTGATCTCGGCCCGCAGCCTGATGCGCGCCTGCGACGGTTCGGAGCATGGCGGCACGGTTACTCCGGAGGCCAAAATATCGAGCTTCTCGGCCAGTATCGTTGCCGCCGGCAAACCCTTCGCCGTGGTCAACGGCACCGGCAAGCCAATTGGCGAAGTGACGCCCCAAGCAGTGATCGATCTTCTCGCCGGCATCGAGCGCACCGGAGCCCGCACATGACGGTGACGGCCAGTATCGGGGGGGCAAGATCGCGCCCGGCTCAGGCCTGGTTGCTGGTCTGGGCGCTGGCGCTGGCCGCCGTGCTGGCGGTGTTCCTGCTGCAGGACAGAATGCCATGGGCCGTGAACTACCCTGCCGAGGCGACCGTACCCGTCGCTGACTGGGTCAGCGCACTGATGACCTGGATCAAGGTGAACCTGTCCTGGTTGACCCGCTCGATCACCGCAGTGCTCGGCGTGCCGCTCGACTTCGCGCTCAACCTGCTGGCCAAGAATTTCAAGATCGGCCATGGCGCCGAGGCTTATGTCTTGCCACGCCTGTCCTGGGTTGGTGTCTGCGCGGCGGCTTTCCTGGCCGGACACGCGGCCGGCGGCCGCAAGCTCAGCGCGCTGGTCGGCGGCTGCTTCCTCTACATCGCATTGTTCGGGCAGTGGACGAGCGCCATGCTGACGCTCGGGCTGATTTCGATCGCCGTGCCGTTCTGCATCATCACCGGGCTCTTCGCCGGCATCTGGGCGTGGCGCAAGCCGTGGGCCGAAAGGCTGATCGTCTCTCCCGCGCTTGATCTCATGCAGACGATCCCGACATTTGCCTACCTCATCCCGATGCTGCTTCTGTTCGGCAACAGTCCGGTTTCCGCGATGATCGCCACCGCCATCTTTGCCACGCCGCCCATGGTGCGGGCAACGATGCTGGGCCTGTCGCGGGTGCCCTCCGAGATCGACGATTTCAGCGAAATGGCGGGCTGCACGGCGCGGCAGAAACTGTGGCGCGTGCTTTTGCCATCGGCACGGCCGACGCTGATGGTCGGCGTCAACCAGGTGATCATGCTGGCGCTCAACATGGTGATCATCGCCTCGATGATCGGTGCCGGCGGGCTAGGCTATGACGTGCTGCTGGCGTTGCGGGCGCTGAAGGTTGGAGAAGCCATGGAGGCAGGGCTCGCCATCGTGGCGCTGGCCATCGCGCTCGACCGGCTGAGCCAGGCGATGGCGCGCAACCACGCGAAAG contains the following coding sequences:
- a CDS encoding glycine betaine/L-proline ABC transporter ATP-binding protein, which translates into the protein MTDTTEQAPSVAGMAMDARPIKLACRNVWKLFGSNAAAFIRERDGKASTADIAAAGLVGAVRSVDLEIRQGEIFIIMGLSGSGKSTLVRCMSRLVEPTHGKVEFEGKDLLKISDAALIELRRHRMGMVFQNFALLPHLNVLENIAFPLSIQGQDRPTREKRAREVIELVGLRGREHFYPRELSGGQQQRVGIARSLATKPEIWFLDEPFSALDPLIRREMQDELMRLQTMLHKTIVFITHDFDEAIRLADRIAIMKDGEVIQIGSPEQLVVNPATDYVAEFTRDVDRAKVISARSLMRACDGSEHGGTVTPEAKISSFSASIVAAGKPFAVVNGTGKPIGEVTPQAVIDLLAGIERTGART
- a CDS encoding proline/glycine betaine ABC transporter permease, with protein sequence MTVTASIGGARSRPAQAWLLVWALALAAVLAVFLLQDRMPWAVNYPAEATVPVADWVSALMTWIKVNLSWLTRSITAVLGVPLDFALNLLAKNFKIGHGAEAYVLPRLSWVGVCAAAFLAGHAAGGRKLSALVGGCFLYIALFGQWTSAMLTLGLISIAVPFCIITGLFAGIWAWRKPWAERLIVSPALDLMQTIPTFAYLIPMLLLFGNSPVSAMIATAIFATPPMVRATMLGLSRVPSEIDDFSEMAGCTARQKLWRVLLPSARPTLMVGVNQVIMLALNMVIIASMIGAGGLGYDVLLALRALKVGEAMEAGLAIVALAIALDRLSQAMARNHAKGQVHGEIPANLWRRYPYLTLAIAILIVTTLLGLFIPAFAAVPTAITFTTAPLWKAAVNWVTINFFDTIEAFRVALILNVLNPVRAFCEGFPWLGAVFLLGLAGYQLSGLRLAALVAVLTAFCAVTGLWEKTMATVYLCGISAFLACLIGIPIGLMASRSDRFEKIVTPVIDTLQVLPSFCFIIPVVMLFRVGDVTAMIATVAFAVVPAIRYTNHGIRQVPPALIEAAKVSGCTPRQTFFRVQLPLALPEIMLGVNQTILMALAMIIICAMVGTRDLGQEVFIALSKADSGRGIVAGLAIAFIGIVADRLFNAWTAKARAKLG